In Helianthus annuus cultivar XRQ/B chromosome 9, HanXRQr2.0-SUNRISE, whole genome shotgun sequence, the following are encoded in one genomic region:
- the LOC110880259 gene encoding uncharacterized protein LOC110880259, with translation MSTTVMSDAVMMPVTESQTVTANLTTEVEFAECDCCGLTEECTPAYMERIRERYKGKWICGLCGEAVKDEIMRSGRLISTEEAMTRHMMFRRASRSSGPPPNPAVHLITAMRQILRRSLDSPRSLRSVPCSPTQSTDTVGIARSESCIPKLTLAVESSTFDDQLEEATELND, from the coding sequence ATGTCAACTACGGTAATGAGTGACGCGGTGATGATGCCTGTAACGGAGTCGCAAACGGTGACGGCGAATCTGACGACGGAAGTAGAGTTTGCGGAGTGCGATTGCTGCGGATTGACGGAGGAGTGTACGCCGGCGTATATGGAGAGGATTCGAGAAAGATATAAAGGCAAATGGATCTGCGGATTGTGTGGGGAGGCGGTGAAAGATGAAATCATGAGGAGTGGAAGATTGATCAGTACAGAAGAAGCGATGACGCGTCACATGATGTTTCGTAGAGCGTCTCGATCGTCAGGTCCGCCGCCTAATCCGGCGGTGCATTTGATTACTGCCATGAGACAGATTCTCCGGCGAAGTTTGGATTCGCCGAGATCTCTTAGGTCTGTGCCTTGTAGTCCAACTCAAAGTACTGATACTGTTGGAATTGCTCGATCGGAGAGCTGTATTCCGAAGCTAACCCTTGCGGTTGAATCGTCTACCTTTGATGATCAGTTAGAAGAAGCTACTGAACTGAATGATTGA